AAATAATAAAATTATCTAAATACCGTATATATTTTACTTGTCCAAATTCTTTATTTATATATTTATCAAACTTATCTAAATATATATTAATCAATATATTAGCCAAATTTTCTCTTTGTGGTATCCCTGACCATGTATCATAATTTTTTTTTCCTTTCATATATCCTGCCGCAAGAAACTTACGAACAAGATTTATAAAACGTCCGTCAGATATTTTTTCACATAATAACTTTATAACAAAATCATAATTTATATTATAAAAACAACTTTCTATATTACCCTTAACAGCCCATCTAGCACCATTACAAGTAGTTTTTATCTTATAAAGAGCAGTATGACAATTTTTATTGGGAATAAATCCATGAGAATTAACACTAAAATTAACATTGTATATAGATTGGAGAATTTCCACAATTATTTGCTGTATTAAATTATCATATAAACCTTTTATTTGAGAATGTTTTTTATTTTGCTTATCTGATTTTTCTAATGACTCTGGATAATAACTTTCATTCTTTAATTTTTCAATTATTTTATGAACACCTTCAGTATTAAAACTATGTACTTTTTCTGTAACAACATTGCCTGTATTTTCACCTGCAGAATAAACTTGAAAATATGCCCTTAAATAGAAATCCATATTAAATAAATATCTATATATTCTTTGAAATTTATAATTTGGGTTCTTATTAGATTTATCTTTTAATATTGCCAATATTAATTCAGCTTTTTGCATTTCGCATACCTCCTTAATTAGACAATAAAAATAACCTTCCTTCCTTCGCCATGTAATAGGCTTTCCCTATCTCGGACTACTATGAAGGTTCCGTAATCATAATGGATATTTAAAATTTTTCAATTCACAGTACTTAAAATATTCCACCTTAGACTATCTCCGTTTAGATTAATAAAAGCGATAATATGACTTAGGTCTTCTGTTCGTTTCTCGTACACCTCATAATAAGATGTTGGGAATATCTACAACGTTAATAAAACACAGGTAAAATTTTATTTTTAAATATTCCGTTTACGTATTCAAATGGTCTTCGTAAACCCCGGCAGTTAGAGCTAAGAAACTAGAATTCAAGCAATCCAGCCTTGACCTTATCATATCCTAACCTTGCATATCAGTATCTTAACCATCTTTAGAAACTATATGCTTTAATAGACATGCTATGGTTCCCTTGATGTTTCCACCTTCAGGTAAGTCTATTGGTTAACAAGGTATCGTTGTAACCTTGACTGTATTTAAACAGCATTCTTTTATAACCCATTACGGACGCACACCTACGCCGCCTTTTTGATTAAATATGGATATTATTTTCATTTAAGTTCCCCCTTTCTAGGTTTTCTATTTTCTTATTTTTAATTATATATTTTTATTTACAATAATAAAAGAGTTTTTGCTATAAATTCTTTTATTTATAGCAAAATACATATAAAATTTATAATTTTATCCATCAATTTTATATGTACAATATAAAATTGAAAAATACAAAAAATTAAAGTAAAATGTTTCACGTGAAACATTTTACTTTTTAAGAATTATAATCACCAATTAATATCATCCAATTCTTTATTAACAAGTTCTCCTAAAGATTTTTTAAATTCAGCTACCTTAATGGATTCTTAGATACGATACCTGCTTTTCTTGGATACTTACCAGAAGTATGTATTATTTTTTTTATTACTACTAAATTATGATTGAACTCATCATCTTCAACTTTTATTATATCTTCAATTTTACCACCTAAAATATTAATTGCATTCTTGCTTTCTGTAATCTCATCTTCAACAGAAGGCCCTTTCATTGCTATAAAATATCCTCCCACTTTTATATAAGGAATACAAAATTCACTTAAAACTGTTAAATTAGCCACGGCCCTTGATACTACAACATCACTCTTTTCCCTATACTCTATTTTTCTTGCAAAATCCTCTGCTCTTCCATGTATACATGTTACATCATTTAATTTAATATTTAAGATAACTTGATTTAAAAAATTTATTCTTTTATTCAAAGAATCCAAAAGTATAAGTTTTACTTCTGGTTTAATTATTTTTATGGGTATACCTGGAAATCCTGCACCAGTTCCCACATCAATGATACTTTTAGCATCTTTTAAAGGCAAAAATTTAAATACTCTGATACTATCTATGAAATGCTTCTTAATTATATCTTTTTCATCTACTATAGCAGTAAGATTCATCTTATCATTCCATAATTTAAGTATATCCTTATATTCAATAAACTTATTATACTTTTCTTGGTTAAAATTTAGTCCTAAATCTTTACATACAGTGTCCATAATCTCAAAATAATCCATAATATTTTCTCCCAAATTGTTATTTTATAGAAGTTTTTCTCTATGTTTTTTCTCCAGATGAACTAATAAAACAGAAATATCTGCTGGTGAAACTCCTGAAATTCTGGAAGCTTGACCTATACTTATAGGTCGTATTTTCTTTAACTTCTGATTTGCTTCTATTCTTAATCCCTTAACTTCATCATAGTCTATATTTTCAGGTATAAACTTACTTTCAAATTTCTTAAACTGTTGAACCTGCTCTAGCTGCTTTTTTATATATCCCTCATATTTTGAAATGATATTCACTTCTTCTTGAACATCTTCATTTAATTCAGGTCTATCCCTATCAAGCATCTGAAGTTTAAAATAATCAAGTTCTGGTCTTTTTATCAATTCGTATAAACTTACACTTTTTTTCAATTCAGATGAATTCAATGAATTTAAAAACTCAATTACTTCTTTCTTAGGTGTTATATAAAGATTCTTTATTCTTTTTATTTCAATTTCTATATTATTTTTTCTCTCTAGATATTTATCATATCTTTCTTTAGTAACCAACCCTATTTTATATCCCATTTCTGTAAGCCTTAAATCTGCATTATCTTGTCTAAGTATAAGCCTGTACTCAGAACGGGATGTCATCATTCTATAAGGCTCTTCCGTTCCCTTTGTAACTAAGTCATCTATTAAAACTCCTATATAAGCATCAGATCTTTTTAAGATAAAAGGTTCTTTTCCTTTAACTTTAAGGGCAGCATTGATACCTGCAACTATGCCCTGTGATGCTGCTTCTTCGTATCCAGAACTTCCATTTAACTGACCTGCTCCAAATAACCCTTCAACTTTTTTAAATTCTAAAGTAAGTTTTAACTGCAGTGGATTTATACAATCATATTCAATAGCATACCCTGTCCTTAAAAATTCCACATTTTCAAGGCCTATTATAGTCCTATACATAGCAATCTGAACATCTTCAGGCATTGATGTAGATGCACCATCTACATATAACTCATTTGTATCTTCACCTTCAGGTTCAATAAATATTTGATGATTTTCCTTATCTGGAAATCTAACTATTTTATCCTCAATAGAAGGACAATATCTTGGTCCTACTGACTTAATGGAGCCATTAAAAAGAGGAGATCTATTTATATTTTCTCTTATAACTTTTGTAGTATTTTCTGTAGTATATGTTAAATAACAAGACACCTGTTTTCTATCTAAATTCTCACTCATAAAAGAAAAAGGAACTATTCTTTCATCACCTGGCTGTTCTACCATTTTAGAAAAATCCACGCTGCGTCCATTTACTCTAGCTGGTGTACCTGTTTTAAATCTTCTGATTTCTATTCCCAAATCCAATAAGCTTTGTGAAAGATCATTGGCGGGCATAAATCCATTTGGACCTGAACTATAGCTTACGTCACCTATAATTACCTTACCTTTTAAATAAGTTCCTGTAGATAGAACGATAGTTTTTGTTTCAAAATACGCCCCATTCTTGGTTATAGCGCCACAAACTTTACCTTCATTGTCAATTCTTATACCTATCACTTCTAATTGTTTTAAATCTAAATTATGCTGTCTCTCAAGTACACTTTTCATTCTTCCTGAGTAATTTCTCTTATCTGCTTGTGCCCTTAATGAATGCACAGCAGGTCCTTTAGAAGTATTGAGCATTCTTGACTGTATAAAAGTAGCATCAATATTTACTCCCATCTCTCCACCTAAAGCATCTATTTCTCTTACTAAATGTCCCTTAGCAGTTCCCCCTATATTAGGGTTACATGGCATAAATCCTATGCTATCTAAATTCATGGTGCACATTAAAGTTCTACAACCCATTCTAGCTGCAGCAAGTCCTGCCTCACATCCAGCATGACCTGCACCTATAACTATTACATCATATCTTCCTGAAAAATACTCCAAATCTAATTACCTACTTTCCTAAACAAAATTGTGAAAATATTTTATCTATTATATCTTCTTCTAAAGTATCACCAGTTATTTTTCCTAAATTAATCCATGCATTTTTTATATCTATAGACACTAAATCTATAGCTAAAGTACTTTTTAATGTTTGCAGGGCTTCAATACAACTTTCCTTAGCTCTAATTAGTCCTTCTTTATGTCTGGTATTAGTTATAAACAAATCTTCTGACTTAATTTCTCCTTTAAAGAATAATTCTTTAATACAGTTCTTGATTTTATCCAAACCTTCTCCATTTTTAATAGAGGTTTTTATTATAAATCTTGAATTTAAATTACAAATATCATTTAAATCTATTTTATCACCTATATCAGTTTTATTTAATAAAATAATGTATTTTCTATGATTTACATAATTTATTATTTCATTATCTTCCTCGTCCAACTCTTTACTTGAATCCAACATTAATATAACTAAATCCGATTCATCTATTTTTTCTTTAGACTTTTCCACACCTATTTTCTCTACTATATCATCAGTTTTTCTTATACCAGCTGTATCAATTATTTTTATAGGAATTCCACCTATATTCATATACTCTTCTATAACATCCCTAGTTGTACCAGGTATATCTGTAACTATAGCTTTATTTTCTTCAATTAAAGAATTCAATAAAGATGATTTTCCTACATTAGGTTTTCCTACAATTACTACACTCAAGCCCTCTCTAACTATTTTTCCTTCTTCTGCATTACTCAATATATAATTTATTTTATCTAATATTTTATTTATCTTTAAGTAAACCTGCTCTGAAGTGATTTCTTCTAGATCTTCTTCTGGATAGTTGACAGTAGCTTCTATATGTGCAATTATCTCTAAAAGTTCTTCTCTCAATAAATTAATTTCTTTAGAAATTTTACCTTGTGATTGCTGTACAGCCGATTTTACTGAAATATGGCTTTTCGCCCTAATTATATCAATTACTGCTTCTGCCTGACTTAAATCAATCCTTCCATTTAAAAATGCCCTTTTTGTAAATTCGCCAGGTTCAGCAAGTCTAGCACCTGCTTTAATAACTTCTTCCATTACCTTTCTTGTGGCTAATACTCCACCATGACAGTTTATTTCTACTATATCTTCAGCAGTATAGCTTTTAGGACTTTTCATAAAGCTTACAAGCACTTCATCTAATATTTCACCAGTATCTTTCTCTATTATAAAACCATATCTCATGGAATAAGGTTTTATATCTAATAAGTCTCTATGATTTTTTCCTCTAAATATACTATTAGCTATACTGAGAGAATTTTCTCCTGAAATTCTTATAATAGATATACCACCTTCTCCTAAAACGGTAGCAATAGCTGTTATTGTATCAAATTCTAACATAATCTTAGTTTCCTCCAAATAAAATTATATAACTTTTAAAGATTTAAAAAAAGAAAGCCTTTAGGCTTTCTTAGAATTTCTTAAAATCTACTACAACTCTTCTAAAAGGTTCTTGACCCTCACTATAGGTATTTACATAAAAATCATTTTGAAGTGAAGAATGAATTATTCTTCTTTCATAGGGATTCATTGGTTCTAATTTTACAGTTCTACCTGTCCTTTTAACCTTTTCAGCAACTTTTCTTGCAAGTCTTTTTAATGTCTCTTCTCTTTTTAATCTATAATTTTCTGTATCTAAAATAACTCTTTTATATTCCATATCATGATTTTTATTTACTACAAGACTTATAAGATATTGAATAGCATCTAATGTTTCTCCTCTATAGCCAATAAGTATTCCCATATCAGAACCAGTTAAACATATTTTTATAACATCATTATTCTCTTTAATTTGTATTTCAGCTTTTACTTTCATACAATGCAGAATATTTTTTAAAAATACATTTGCCTCTTTTATGTAGTCTCTTTTTACCTTAACCTTTATTTTAGCGGGCCTAACCCCTATAAAGTTCAAAAAACCTTTGTTACCTGGATCTAATATTTCAATTTCCACTTTATCTCTTTCAACTCTTAACTCCAGTAATGCATTTTTGATTGCTTCTTCA
This genomic interval from Clostridium kluyveri contains the following:
- a CDS encoding reverse transcriptase/maturase family protein; this translates as MQKAELILAILKDKSNKNPNYKFQRIYRYLFNMDFYLRAYFQVYSAGENTGNVVTEKVHSFNTEGVHKIIEKLKNESYYPESLEKSDKQNKKHSQIKGLYDNLIQQIIVEILQSIYNVNFSVNSHGFIPNKNCHTALYKIKTTCNGARWAVKGNIESCFYNINYDFVIKLLCEKISDGRFINLVRKFLAAGYMKGKKNYDTWSGIPQRENLANILINIYLDKFDKYINKEFGQVKYIRYLDNFIIFIFETKDLAEYMIENIKVFLKDKLNIEITEEEIFIIDLNKQRVKFLGYEITKLNNNFKGNKIDKSKEKRDTEIIQLLIPAEVIRKIIKPFILNGKPIHNNSRINLSVFKIISLYNREIIDLYNYYCLASDVNVKVRKFKFYHYLSLVKTLARKEQISVKQVINKYGIVFKGKDKNVLKKVVGINYMTKNGMETIIYCNESLERKNKPLANVNDIIWK
- the mnmG gene encoding tRNA uridine-5-carboxymethylaminomethyl(34) synthesis enzyme MnmG, which gives rise to MEYFSGRYDVIVIGAGHAGCEAGLAAARMGCRTLMCTMNLDSIGFMPCNPNIGGTAKGHLVREIDALGGEMGVNIDATFIQSRMLNTSKGPAVHSLRAQADKRNYSGRMKSVLERQHNLDLKQLEVIGIRIDNEGKVCGAITKNGAYFETKTIVLSTGTYLKGKVIIGDVSYSSGPNGFMPANDLSQSLLDLGIEIRRFKTGTPARVNGRSVDFSKMVEQPGDERIVPFSFMSENLDRKQVSCYLTYTTENTTKVIRENINRSPLFNGSIKSVGPRYCPSIEDKIVRFPDKENHQIFIEPEGEDTNELYVDGASTSMPEDVQIAMYRTIIGLENVEFLRTGYAIEYDCINPLQLKLTLEFKKVEGLFGAGQLNGSSGYEEAASQGIVAGINAALKVKGKEPFILKRSDAYIGVLIDDLVTKGTEEPYRMMTSRSEYRLILRQDNADLRLTEMGYKIGLVTKERYDKYLERKNNIEIEIKRIKNLYITPKKEVIEFLNSLNSSELKKSVSLYELIKRPELDYFKLQMLDRDRPELNEDVQEEVNIISKYEGYIKKQLEQVQQFKKFESKFIPENIDYDEVKGLRIEANQKLKKIRPISIGQASRISGVSPADISVLLVHLEKKHREKLL
- the rsmG gene encoding 16S rRNA (guanine(527)-N(7))-methyltransferase RsmG, producing MDYFEIMDTVCKDLGLNFNQEKYNKFIEYKDILKLWNDKMNLTAIVDEKDIIKKHFIDSIRVFKFLPLKDAKSIIDVGTGAGFPGIPIKIIKPEVKLILLDSLNKRINFLNQVILNIKLNDVTCIHGRAEDFARKIEYREKSDVVVSRAVANLTVLSEFCIPYIKVGGYFIAMKGPSVEDEITESKNAINILGGKIEDIIKVEDDEFNHNLVVIKKIIHTSGKYPRKAGIVSKNPLR
- the mnmE gene encoding tRNA uridine-5-carboxymethylaminomethyl(34) synthesis GTPase MnmE; this translates as MLEFDTITAIATVLGEGGISIIRISGENSLSIANSIFRGKNHRDLLDIKPYSMRYGFIIEKDTGEILDEVLVSFMKSPKSYTAEDIVEINCHGGVLATRKVMEEVIKAGARLAEPGEFTKRAFLNGRIDLSQAEAVIDIIRAKSHISVKSAVQQSQGKISKEINLLREELLEIIAHIEATVNYPEEDLEEITSEQVYLKINKILDKINYILSNAEEGKIVREGLSVVIVGKPNVGKSSLLNSLIEENKAIVTDIPGTTRDVIEEYMNIGGIPIKIIDTAGIRKTDDIVEKIGVEKSKEKIDESDLVILMLDSSKELDEEDNEIINYVNHRKYIILLNKTDIGDKIDLNDICNLNSRFIIKTSIKNGEGLDKIKNCIKELFFKGEIKSEDLFITNTRHKEGLIRAKESCIEALQTLKSTLAIDLVSIDIKNAWINLGKITGDTLEEDIIDKIFSQFCLGK
- the jag gene encoding RNA-binding cell elongation regulator Jag/EloR; its protein translation is MKIIEVTGKTVEEAIKNALLELRVERDKVEIEILDPGNKGFLNFIGVRPAKIKVKVKRDYIKEANVFLKNILHCMKVKAEIQIKENNDVIKICLTGSDMGILIGYRGETLDAIQYLISLVVNKNHDMEYKRVILDTENYRLKREETLKRLARKVAEKVKRTGRTVKLEPMNPYERRIIHSSLQNDFYVNTYSEGQEPFRRVVVDFKKF